Proteins from a genomic interval of Ramlibacter algicola:
- a CDS encoding serine hydrolase domain-containing protein, which yields MTGFPPPADQRATLANWRTPPFNRWAFHHVSELVPSAFVRGAASATPWQLEPRDLDGFRLEHRGRHFDFRGWLDQTFTDSFVVLRDGKLAFETYAGGQDAATPHIWMSVSKSVLGLVAGIAVGRGQLDVDARLETIVPELEGSAFAGATVRDALDMRVGIHFDEDYHARSGPIIEYRKAHLWDPLPVGEQPSDLRSFLCTLKERDGEHGGRFHYVSPNTDLLGWVLERATGTRYADLVSDTLWKPIGAERDAYITVDRFGAPRCAGGFCATPRDMARLGRLFVTGGRQGSEQVVPEAWIRDIVGFDGEQAWQAGDFFDLFSRAPMHYRSKWYVLHGPQPLVFGVGVFGQHLFIDPAADLVIAMCASQPLPLDESFVALTMAGVEQLRAIFQ from the coding sequence ATGACCGGATTCCCCCCGCCCGCGGACCAGCGGGCCACGCTGGCCAACTGGCGCACGCCGCCCTTCAACCGCTGGGCCTTCCATCACGTCAGCGAGCTCGTGCCGTCGGCGTTCGTGCGCGGCGCGGCGAGCGCGACCCCTTGGCAGCTCGAACCCCGGGATCTCGATGGATTCCGGCTCGAGCACCGCGGCCGCCACTTCGACTTTCGCGGCTGGCTCGACCAGACGTTCACCGATTCGTTCGTCGTCCTCAGGGACGGCAAGCTCGCCTTCGAAACCTATGCCGGCGGCCAGGACGCCGCGACGCCGCACATCTGGATGTCGGTGTCCAAGTCCGTCCTCGGACTGGTCGCCGGCATCGCGGTGGGTCGCGGTCAGCTCGACGTCGACGCGCGGCTGGAAACGATCGTCCCGGAGTTGGAGGGCAGCGCCTTCGCCGGCGCCACCGTGCGCGACGCGCTCGACATGCGCGTGGGCATCCACTTCGACGAGGACTACCACGCGAGGTCGGGCCCGATCATCGAGTACCGCAAGGCGCACCTCTGGGATCCGCTGCCCGTCGGCGAGCAGCCATCCGACCTGCGCAGCTTCCTGTGCACGCTGAAGGAGCGCGATGGCGAGCACGGCGGCCGCTTCCACTACGTCTCGCCCAACACCGACCTGCTCGGCTGGGTGCTGGAACGCGCGACCGGCACGCGCTACGCGGACCTGGTGAGCGACACGTTGTGGAAGCCGATTGGCGCCGAGCGCGACGCCTACATCACGGTCGACCGGTTCGGCGCGCCGCGCTGCGCGGGTGGGTTCTGCGCCACCCCGCGCGACATGGCGCGCCTGGGCCGGCTCTTCGTCACCGGCGGCCGGCAGGGCAGCGAACAGGTCGTCCCGGAAGCCTGGATCCGCGACATCGTCGGCTTCGATGGCGAGCAGGCGTGGCAGGCCGGCGACTTCTTCGACCTGTTCTCCCGCGCGCCCATGCACTACCGCAGCAAGTGGTACGTGCTGCACGGGCCGCAGCCGCTGGTGTTCGGCGTCGGCGTGTTCGGCCAGCACCTGTTCATCGATCCCGCCGCGGACCTCGTCATCGCGATGTGCGCCTCGCAGCCGCTGCCGCTGGACGAGAGTTTCGTCGCGCTGACGATGGCAGGCGTGGAGCAGCTGCGCGCCATCTTCCAGTGA
- a CDS encoding VOC family protein: MLDIYIFFDGRCAEALRFYEQVLGAKVQALMTYGQSPMPADPSCGPINPDHVMHGALSLPDGRTLMASDSPPAMYQQPGGFSLVLQYPTAVEARRVFDKLAEGGNVTMPMAKTFWAEAFGMCTDRFGKPWMVSGGPLT; this comes from the coding sequence ATGCTCGACATCTACATCTTCTTCGACGGCCGCTGCGCCGAGGCCCTGCGCTTCTACGAGCAGGTGCTCGGCGCCAAGGTGCAGGCGTTGATGACCTATGGGCAGTCGCCGATGCCGGCCGACCCGTCCTGCGGCCCCATCAACCCGGACCACGTCATGCACGGTGCGCTCTCGCTGCCCGACGGCCGCACGCTGATGGCTTCGGACTCGCCGCCGGCGATGTACCAGCAGCCCGGCGGCTTCTCGCTGGTGCTGCAGTACCCGACGGCGGTCGAGGCGCGGCGCGTGTTCGACAAGCTGGCAGAGGGCGGCAACGTCACCATGCCGATGGCGAAAACCTTCTGGGCCGAGGCCTTCGGCATGTGCACCGACAGGTTCGGCAAGCCGTGGATGGTGAGCGGCGGCCCCCTCACCTGA
- a CDS encoding alpha/beta hydrolase family protein: protein MNLVRRSITVLAALLLSQAARASMGLAELPADATSGPVTVFYPAEAAESRVERGPFHFAAAADALPLAGNRRLIVISHGSPSSPWVHTDLARALVDAGFTVAMPEHEGDNARSHPDSGPTSWKRRPLEVSRAIDRLVREPRWSRALDFDAVGMFGMSAGGHTALVLAGGRWSPSRLLAHCQEHLDEDFHTCAGPSFALSGGLLDGPKKAVVRTVIGSKLADPTSYGHVDPRISAIVAGVPFAADFDLESLRQPAAALAIVSARRDSWLVPRFHSDAVLAACQGCLHLLDLPTGGHGALISPLPPDLSGDVRSLVADPPAFRRDVEVPKLNAAVTAFFRQRLLR from the coding sequence ATGAACCTGGTTCGCCGATCGATCACCGTCCTGGCCGCCCTCCTGCTCTCGCAGGCCGCACGGGCGTCCATGGGACTTGCAGAGCTGCCGGCCGATGCCACCTCCGGCCCGGTCACCGTCTTCTACCCGGCCGAAGCCGCTGAATCCCGCGTCGAACGCGGCCCTTTCCACTTCGCAGCAGCGGCGGACGCGCTGCCCCTGGCAGGCAACCGCCGCCTCATCGTCATCTCCCACGGTTCTCCCTCGTCGCCCTGGGTGCACACCGACCTGGCCCGCGCGCTGGTCGATGCCGGCTTCACGGTCGCGATGCCCGAGCACGAAGGCGACAACGCCCGCAGCCATCCCGACTCGGGGCCGACCAGCTGGAAGCGGCGGCCGCTCGAGGTGAGCCGCGCCATCGACCGCCTCGTGCGGGAACCGCGGTGGAGCAGGGCGCTGGACTTCGACGCGGTCGGCATGTTCGGCATGTCCGCCGGCGGGCACACGGCACTGGTGCTGGCGGGCGGCCGCTGGTCGCCGTCGCGCTTGCTGGCGCATTGCCAGGAGCATCTCGACGAGGACTTCCACACTTGCGCCGGGCCGTCGTTCGCGCTGAGTGGCGGCCTGCTCGACGGGCCGAAGAAGGCGGTCGTGCGGACCGTCATCGGCTCGAAACTGGCAGACCCGACCAGCTACGGCCACGTCGATCCGCGCATCAGCGCGATCGTCGCCGGCGTGCCGTTCGCGGCCGACTTCGACCTGGAGTCGCTGCGCCAACCGGCAGCGGCCCTGGCGATCGTTTCCGCCCGCCGGGACAGCTGGCTGGTTCCGCGATTCCACAGCGACGCCGTGCTTGCCGCGTGCCAAGGCTGCTTGCACCTGCTGGACCTGCCCACCGGCGGCCACGGAGCGCTGATCAGCCCCTTGCCGCCCGACCTGTCCGGTGACGTGCGGTCGCTCGTCGCCGACCCGCCGGCGTTCCGCCGCGACGTGGAAGTGCCGAAGCTCAACGCCGCGGTGACGGCGTTCTTTCGGCAGCGCTTGCTCAGGTGA
- a CDS encoding DUF488 family protein, which yields MTVVEGAVWTVGHSTHSFPGFLAILQAHGIETVADVRRFPGSRRHPQFGGEALAASLEANGIAYHWFTELGGRRRPDFEDEEGSGWRHPSFRAYAQHLQSDEFARGLAALLHVGQATRTAVMCSELLWWRCHRRLIADALVVSGWEVTHILGVNEESAHRVAAPAVMEGEGLTYVAAKAGCRC from the coding sequence GTGACCGTCGTCGAAGGCGCGGTGTGGACGGTCGGCCATTCCACGCATTCCTTCCCCGGGTTCCTCGCCATCCTGCAGGCGCACGGCATCGAGACCGTCGCCGACGTCCGCCGCTTCCCCGGCTCACGCCGGCATCCGCAGTTCGGCGGTGAAGCGCTGGCCGCCTCGCTGGAAGCCAATGGCATCGCGTACCACTGGTTCACGGAACTCGGCGGCCGCCGCCGCCCGGACTTCGAAGACGAAGAGGGCAGCGGCTGGCGGCATCCGTCCTTCCGCGCCTATGCGCAGCACCTGCAGTCCGACGAGTTCGCGCGCGGGTTGGCGGCGCTGCTGCATGTGGGGCAGGCGACGCGCACGGCCGTCATGTGCTCGGAGCTGCTCTGGTGGCGCTGCCACCGGCGGCTGATTGCGGATGCGCTCGTGGTGAGCGGGTGGGAGGTGACGCACATCCTTGGGGTGAACGAGGAGAGTGCGCACCGGGTGGCGGCGCCGGCGGTGATGGAGGGGGAGGGGCTGACCTATGTCGCGGCGAAAGCGGGATGCCGCTGCTGA
- a CDS encoding SpoVR family protein, with amino-acid sequence MTNPAAVTPSDLGRKPRLPQASDWTFELIEEYFTAIRQCAESFKLDTYPTQLEVISAEQMLDAYASVGMPVNYRHWSFGKQFISSEKNYRRGHMGLAYEIVINSDPCIAYLMEENTLPMQALVIAHACFGHNSFFKGNYLFRMWTDASSIIDYLVYARQYISECEERHGLDAVEEVLDACHALMNYGVDRYRRPQKISMVEEEIRRKDREAYLQQQVNDLWRTLPRQAGKQEKKEKRRFPEEPQENILYFIEKNAPLLEPWQREVVRIVRKVAQYFYPQRQTQVMNEGWATFWHYTLLNTMYDQGQLGDGQMMEILSSHTNVVFQPPVTDPRYSGINPYALGFAMFTDLKRICIDPTPEDREWFPDFAGSGDWLKTLDYAMRHFKDESFIGQYLSPKLMRDFRFFNIVDDASQRELEVAAIHDDLGYKRVREALSKQYDLNWREPNIQVWNVNLRGDRSLTLRHTRHNDRPLDNGAEEVVKHVARLWGFRVRLESVDNHDRVLQHWEVTPPQAHH; translated from the coding sequence ATGACGAACCCCGCCGCCGTCACCCCCTCCGATCTCGGCCGCAAGCCGCGCCTGCCGCAGGCTTCGGACTGGACCTTCGAGCTGATCGAGGAGTACTTCACCGCCATCCGCCAGTGCGCGGAAAGCTTCAAGCTGGACACCTACCCGACGCAGCTGGAAGTGATCTCCGCCGAGCAGATGCTCGACGCCTACGCGTCCGTCGGCATGCCGGTGAACTACCGGCACTGGTCGTTCGGCAAGCAGTTCATCTCCAGCGAGAAGAACTACCGCCGCGGCCACATGGGGCTGGCCTACGAGATCGTGATCAACAGCGACCCGTGCATCGCCTACCTGATGGAGGAGAACACGCTGCCCATGCAGGCGCTGGTGATCGCGCATGCCTGTTTCGGCCACAACTCCTTCTTCAAGGGAAACTACCTGTTCCGCATGTGGACGGACGCGTCGTCGATCATCGACTACCTGGTCTACGCGCGGCAGTACATCAGCGAGTGCGAGGAACGCCACGGCCTCGACGCGGTCGAGGAAGTGCTGGACGCCTGCCACGCGCTGATGAACTACGGCGTCGACCGCTACCGCCGGCCGCAGAAGATCAGCATGGTCGAGGAGGAGATCCGCCGCAAGGACCGCGAGGCCTACCTGCAGCAGCAGGTCAACGACCTTTGGCGCACGCTGCCGCGCCAGGCCGGCAAGCAGGAGAAGAAGGAGAAGCGCCGCTTCCCCGAGGAGCCGCAGGAGAACATCCTGTACTTCATCGAGAAGAACGCGCCGCTGCTCGAACCGTGGCAGCGCGAGGTGGTGCGCATCGTGCGCAAGGTGGCGCAGTACTTCTACCCGCAACGGCAGACGCAGGTGATGAACGAGGGCTGGGCCACGTTCTGGCACTACACGCTGCTCAACACGATGTACGACCAGGGCCAGCTGGGCGACGGGCAGATGATGGAAATCCTGTCGTCGCACACCAACGTGGTGTTCCAGCCGCCGGTGACCGACCCGCGCTATTCGGGCATCAACCCGTACGCGCTCGGCTTCGCGATGTTCACGGACCTCAAGCGCATCTGCATCGACCCGACGCCCGAGGACCGCGAGTGGTTCCCCGACTTCGCGGGCAGCGGCGACTGGCTGAAGACGCTGGACTACGCGATGCGGCACTTCAAGGACGAGAGCTTCATCGGCCAGTACCTGTCGCCCAAGCTGATGCGCGACTTCCGCTTCTTCAACATCGTCGACGACGCCAGCCAGCGCGAGCTGGAAGTCGCCGCCATCCACGACGACCTGGGCTACAAGCGCGTGCGCGAGGCGCTGTCCAAGCAGTACGACCTGAACTGGCGCGAGCCCAACATCCAGGTGTGGAACGTCAACCTGCGCGGCGACCGCTCGCTGACGCTGCGCCACACGCGCCACAACGACCGGCCGCTGGACAACGGCGCCGAGGAAGTCGTCAAGCACGTCGCCCGCCTGTGGGGCTTCCGCGTGCGGCTGGAAAGCGTGGACAACCACGACCGCGTGCTGCAGCACTGGGAAGTGACGCCGCCGCAGGCGCACCACTGA
- a CDS encoding DUF444 family protein — MASLPKPERSSLHQVIDRRLSGKNKSIGNRERFLRRYREQIKEAVRKAVGDRSIHNIEEGADISLPKRDVSEPVFGHGPGGSREMVHPGNQEYVRGDKIPRPRGGQGGGGGSSASPDGTGEDDFTFRITREEFMNYFFDDLALPRMIRTQLLADVPEWKYRRAGVVSEGNPTSLHIVRSMRTGLARRIAMGGDARRQLKRAEEHLALLQSRPDTPAREIEALQAEIEELRQRLKRVPFLDPFDLRYRNRVREPLPTSKAVMFCLMDVSGSMDEARKDLAKRFFILLYLFLTRHYKQTDVIFIRHHTQAQEVTEDEFFHATESGGTVVSSALILMNEIIRERYMGSEWNIYGAQASDGDNWQQDSSKCREILDGKLLPLVRYFAYVQVADEDQNLWEEYTRVRDSNVNFAMQKIVTPAQIFPVFRDLFRKNPIGVPAT, encoded by the coding sequence GTGGCTTCCCTACCGAAACCGGAGCGCTCGTCGCTCCACCAGGTCATCGACCGCCGGCTGTCCGGCAAGAACAAGTCGATCGGCAACCGGGAGCGGTTCCTGCGCCGCTACCGCGAGCAGATCAAGGAAGCCGTGCGCAAGGCCGTCGGCGACCGCTCGATCCACAACATCGAGGAAGGCGCCGACATCTCGCTGCCCAAGCGCGACGTGTCCGAGCCCGTCTTCGGCCACGGCCCCGGTGGCAGCCGCGAGATGGTGCACCCGGGCAACCAGGAATACGTGCGCGGCGACAAGATCCCGCGGCCGCGCGGCGGCCAGGGCGGCGGGGGCGGCAGCAGCGCGTCGCCCGACGGCACCGGCGAGGACGACTTCACCTTCCGCATCACGCGGGAGGAGTTCATGAACTACTTCTTCGACGACCTGGCGCTGCCGCGGATGATCCGCACGCAGCTGCTCGCGGACGTCCCGGAGTGGAAGTACCGCCGCGCCGGCGTCGTCAGCGAAGGCAACCCGACCAGCCTGCACATCGTGCGCTCGATGCGCACCGGCCTGGCGCGCCGCATCGCCATGGGCGGCGACGCGCGCCGGCAACTGAAGCGCGCCGAGGAACACCTGGCGCTGCTGCAGTCGCGGCCCGACACGCCGGCGCGCGAGATCGAGGCGCTGCAGGCCGAGATCGAAGAGTTGCGCCAGCGCCTCAAGCGCGTGCCGTTCCTGGACCCGTTCGACCTGCGCTACCGCAACCGCGTGCGCGAGCCGCTGCCCACCAGCAAGGCGGTGATGTTCTGCCTGATGGACGTCAGCGGCTCGATGGACGAGGCGCGCAAGGACCTGGCCAAGCGCTTTTTCATCCTGCTGTACCTCTTCCTCACGCGGCACTACAAGCAGACCGACGTCATCTTCATCCGCCACCACACGCAGGCGCAGGAGGTGACCGAGGACGAGTTCTTCCACGCCACCGAAAGCGGCGGCACCGTGGTGAGCAGCGCGCTGATCCTGATGAACGAGATCATCCGCGAGCGCTACATGGGCAGCGAATGGAACATCTACGGCGCGCAGGCCTCGGACGGCGACAACTGGCAGCAGGATTCCAGCAAGTGCCGCGAGATCCTCGACGGCAAGCTGCTGCCGCTGGTGCGCTACTTCGCGTACGTGCAGGTGGCCGACGAGGACCAGAACCTGTGGGAGGAGTACACGCGCGTGCGTGATTCCAACGTCAACTTCGCGATGCAGAAGATCGTGACGCCGGCGCAGATCTTCCCGGTGTTCCGCGACCTGTTCAGGAAGAACCCGATCGGGGTGCCGGCGACATGA
- a CDS encoding PrkA family serine protein kinase, giving the protein MDVVRNFLARYEQTREEEMSLEEYLELCRKDRMAYATAAERMLAAIGEPEMIDTRHDSRLSRIFGNKVIRVYPAFKDFYGMEEPIEQVVSHFRHASQGLEEKKQILYLLGPVGGGKSSIAERLKQLMEQVPFYAIKGSPVNESPLGLFSNDEDGPLLEQQFGIPRRYTQRIMSPWAVKRLEEYGGDVRKFRVVKRYPSILKQVGVAKTEPGDENNQDISSLVGKVDIRKLESFAQDDTDAYSYSGGLCLANQGLLEFVEMFKAPIKVLHPLLTATQEGNFKGTEGFGAIPFDGIVMAHSNESEWKAFKNNKNNEAFLDRIYIVKVPYCLRVTEEVKIYDKLIRNSSLKDAVCAPGTLKMMAQFSVLTRLKEPENSSIFSKMLIYDGDNLKDTDPKAKSYQEYRDYAGVDEGMTGISTRFAFKILSKVFNFDSNEIAANPVHLMYVLEQQIEREQFPAETEQKYLAYIKEHLATRYAEFIGKEIQTAYLESYSEYGQNIFDRYVTYADFWIQDQEFRDTDTGEIFDRAALNAELEKIEKPAGLSNPKDFRNEIVNFVLRARANNGGKNPVWTSYEKLRTVIEKKMFSNTEDLLPVISFNAKASADEQKKHEDFVNRMVEKGYTHRQVRLLCEWYLRVRKSS; this is encoded by the coding sequence ATGGATGTGGTTCGCAATTTCCTGGCACGTTACGAACAGACGCGCGAGGAGGAGATGTCGCTCGAGGAATACCTCGAGCTGTGTCGCAAGGACCGCATGGCCTACGCCACCGCCGCCGAGCGCATGCTGGCGGCCATCGGCGAACCCGAGATGATCGACACGCGGCACGACTCGCGTCTGTCACGCATCTTCGGCAACAAGGTCATCCGCGTCTATCCCGCCTTCAAGGATTTCTACGGCATGGAGGAGCCGATCGAGCAGGTCGTCTCCCACTTCCGCCACGCCTCGCAAGGCCTCGAAGAGAAGAAGCAGATCCTGTACCTGCTGGGGCCCGTGGGCGGCGGCAAGTCGTCGATCGCCGAGCGCCTGAAGCAGCTGATGGAGCAGGTGCCCTTCTACGCGATCAAGGGATCGCCGGTGAACGAGTCGCCGCTGGGCCTGTTCTCCAACGACGAGGACGGCCCGCTGCTGGAGCAGCAGTTCGGCATCCCGCGCCGCTACACGCAGCGCATCATGTCGCCGTGGGCCGTCAAGCGCCTCGAGGAATACGGCGGCGACGTCCGCAAATTCCGCGTCGTCAAGCGCTATCCGTCCATCCTCAAGCAGGTCGGCGTCGCCAAGACCGAGCCGGGCGACGAGAACAACCAGGACATCAGCTCGCTGGTCGGCAAGGTCGACATCCGCAAGCTGGAGTCGTTCGCGCAGGACGACACCGACGCCTACAGCTACTCCGGCGGCTTGTGCCTGGCCAACCAGGGCCTGCTGGAATTCGTCGAGATGTTCAAGGCGCCGATCAAGGTGCTGCACCCGCTGCTGACGGCCACCCAGGAAGGCAACTTCAAGGGCACCGAAGGCTTCGGCGCGATCCCGTTCGACGGCATCGTGATGGCGCACAGCAACGAGTCGGAGTGGAAGGCGTTCAAGAACAACAAGAACAACGAAGCCTTCCTGGACCGCATCTACATCGTCAAGGTGCCGTACTGCCTGCGCGTCACCGAGGAAGTGAAGATCTACGACAAGCTGATCCGCAACTCCTCGCTCAAGGACGCGGTGTGCGCCCCCGGCACGCTGAAGATGATGGCGCAGTTCTCGGTGCTCACGCGCCTGAAGGAGCCGGAAAACAGCAGCATCTTCAGCAAGATGCTGATCTACGACGGTGACAACCTGAAGGACACCGATCCCAAGGCCAAGAGCTACCAGGAGTATCGCGACTACGCCGGCGTGGACGAGGGCATGACGGGCATCAGCACGCGCTTCGCGTTCAAGATCCTGTCCAAGGTCTTCAACTTCGACAGCAACGAGATCGCCGCCAATCCGGTGCACCTGATGTACGTGCTCGAGCAGCAGATCGAGCGCGAGCAGTTCCCGGCCGAGACCGAGCAGAAGTACCTGGCCTACATCAAGGAGCACCTGGCCACGCGGTATGCCGAATTCATCGGCAAGGAAATCCAGACCGCGTACCTGGAGTCCTATTCCGAGTACGGCCAGAACATCTTCGACCGCTACGTCACCTACGCCGACTTCTGGATCCAGGACCAGGAGTTCCGCGACACCGACACCGGCGAGATCTTCGACCGCGCGGCGCTGAACGCCGAACTGGAGAAAATCGAGAAGCCCGCGGGCCTGTCCAATCCCAAGGACTTCCGCAACGAGATCGTCAACTTCGTGCTGCGCGCGCGCGCCAACAACGGCGGCAAGAACCCGGTGTGGACCAGCTACGAGAAGCTGCGCACCGTCATCGAGAAGAAGATGTTCTCCAACACGGAGGACCTGCTCCCGGTGATCAGCTTCAACGCCAAGGCCAGCGCCGACGAACAGAAGAAGCACGAGGACTTCGTCAACCGCATGGTGGAGAAGGGGTACACCCATCGCCAGGTGCGGCTGCTCTGCGAGTGGTACCTCCGCGTCCGCAAGAGTTCCTGA
- a CDS encoding amidohydrolase family protein — protein sequence MDHANLIAIDIHTHAEVSCWNPFDNYGEEYDRAADKYFRSSRRPTIAETIAYYREKKIGLVMFTVDSESNLGRRRIPNEEIAQAARENADMMMAFASIDPHKGKMGAREAERLIAKEGVKGFKFHPTVQGFHPYDRMAWPIYEVLDAHKMPVIFHTGHSGIGSGMRCGGGLRLEYSNPMHLDDVAIDFPDMQIVMAHPSFPWQDEALSVATHKPNVWIDLSGWSPKYFPKQLVQYANTLLKDRVLFGSDYPLITPERWMKDFEEAGFKPEVMPGILKGNAVRLLGLA from the coding sequence ATGGACCACGCCAACCTCATCGCCATCGACATCCACACGCACGCCGAGGTGAGTTGCTGGAACCCGTTCGACAACTACGGCGAGGAGTACGACCGCGCCGCCGACAAGTACTTCCGCAGCAGCCGGCGGCCGACCATCGCCGAGACGATCGCGTACTACCGCGAGAAGAAGATCGGGCTGGTGATGTTCACCGTGGACAGCGAGTCCAACCTGGGCCGCCGCCGCATCCCGAACGAGGAGATCGCGCAGGCCGCGCGCGAGAACGCGGACATGATGATGGCGTTCGCCAGCATCGATCCGCACAAGGGGAAGATGGGCGCGCGCGAGGCCGAACGCCTGATCGCCAAGGAAGGCGTGAAGGGCTTCAAGTTCCACCCGACGGTGCAGGGCTTCCATCCGTACGACCGGATGGCGTGGCCGATCTACGAGGTGCTGGACGCGCACAAGATGCCGGTGATCTTCCACACCGGCCACTCGGGCATCGGCTCCGGCATGCGTTGCGGCGGCGGCCTGCGTCTCGAGTACAGCAACCCGATGCACCTGGATGACGTCGCGATCGACTTCCCCGACATGCAGATCGTGATGGCGCACCCGAGCTTCCCGTGGCAGGACGAGGCGTTGTCCGTCGCCACGCACAAGCCCAACGTGTGGATCGACCTCTCGGGCTGGAGCCCGAAGTACTTCCCCAAGCAGCTGGTGCAGTACGCCAACACGCTGCTGAAGGACCGCGTGCTGTTCGGCAGCGACTACCCGCTGATCACGCCGGAGCGCTGGATGAAGGACTTCGAGGAAGCGGGGTTCAAGCCGGAGGTGATGCCGGGGATCCTCAAGGGCAACGCGGTGCGGTTGCTGGGGCTGGCCTGA
- a CDS encoding crotonase/enoyl-CoA hydratase family protein, giving the protein MTAHPDLHTELRGDIAVVRLARPAKRNALNDGLVAAIRDTFLGLPDSVRAAVLDGEGDHFCAGLDLSEIKERDAGQGMHHSRMWHAALEEVQYGRVPVVAALHGAVVGGGLELAAACHVRVADDTAFYALPEGTRGIFVGGGGSVRIPRLIGVARMTDMMLTGRVYNAQDGERAGFAQYLVPKGEALAKALEIAARIATNAPLTNYALMHALPRIAEQPADQGFLTEALMSAVVQSAPEAKERVRAFLEGRADKVKKA; this is encoded by the coding sequence ATGACCGCCCACCCCGACCTGCACACCGAGCTGCGCGGCGACATCGCCGTCGTGCGCCTTGCCCGCCCCGCCAAGCGCAACGCGCTCAACGATGGGCTCGTCGCCGCGATCCGCGACACCTTCCTCGGCCTGCCCGACAGCGTCCGCGCCGCGGTGCTCGACGGTGAAGGCGACCACTTCTGCGCCGGCCTCGACCTGTCCGAGATCAAGGAGCGCGACGCCGGCCAGGGCATGCACCACTCGCGCATGTGGCACGCCGCGCTGGAAGAGGTGCAGTACGGCCGCGTGCCGGTCGTCGCGGCGCTGCATGGCGCCGTCGTCGGCGGTGGCCTCGAGCTTGCTGCCGCGTGCCACGTCCGCGTGGCGGACGACACCGCGTTCTACGCGCTGCCCGAAGGCACGCGCGGCATCTTCGTCGGCGGCGGCGGCTCGGTGCGCATCCCGCGCCTGATCGGCGTCGCGCGCATGACCGACATGATGCTCACCGGCCGCGTCTACAACGCGCAGGACGGCGAGCGTGCCGGCTTCGCGCAGTACCTGGTGCCCAAGGGCGAAGCGCTGGCCAAGGCCCTCGAGATCGCCGCACGCATCGCGACCAACGCGCCCCTGACCAACTATGCGCTGATGCACGCGCTGCCGCGCATCGCCGAACAGCCCGCCGACCAGGGCTTCCTCACCGAAGCGCTGATGTCCGCCGTGGTGCAGAGCGCGCCCGAAGCCAAGGAACGCGTGCGCGCCTTCCTCGAAGGCCGCGCGGACAAGGTGAAGAAGGCATGA